In Mytilus galloprovincialis chromosome 1, xbMytGall1.hap1.1, whole genome shotgun sequence, the following are encoded in one genomic region:
- the LOC143083027 gene encoding uncharacterized protein LOC143083027 isoform X2, whose amino-acid sequence MWSFDRKNGLTLLTRNGMPDEEIIGLEKSNNVNCIKKKLGNIFKENKELKEDINKRKLASVTDFCASTISVDLNPSPRKKLCTENNTDTHDGKRKRQMNEENTEYKDGEKVLCFWKQDQKWYEADIIEKRSKGYFVKFVLDGVERVLKQKDIKKKKTGKR is encoded by the exons ATGTGGTCGTTTGACAGGAAGAACGGTTTAACTCTCTTAACAAGAAATGGAATGCCAGACGAAGAAATCATTGGTTTAGAAAAATCGAACAATGTTAACTGTATCAAG AAGAAATTAGGTAATATcttcaaagaaaacaaagaatTGAAAGAAGACATAAACAAACGGAAGTTGGCATCCGTGACAG aTTTTTGTGCCAGTACTATCTCTGTGGATCTTAATCCATCTCCAAGGAAAAAACTCTGTACAGAAAATAACACAGACACACATGATGGGAAAAGGAAACGTCAAATGAATGAG GAAAACACGGAGTACAAGGACGGAGAAAAGGTTTTATGCTTTTGGAAGCAGGACCAGAAGTGGTATGAAGCTGATATCATAGAGAAAAGGAGTAAAG gatACTTTGTTAAATTTGTACTCGATGGAGTAGAGAGAGTTCTAAAGCAAAAGgacataaaaaagaagaagactGGAAAAAGATGA
- the LOC143083021 gene encoding uncharacterized protein LOC143083021, translated as MQYFIGDTPEKEFSFEERIQRKFKGYFPLPVGNLKEPSSTNLVRVPDESHTKQLEKEFRRKPFNYYTLMVVNIPGLSDIPDNIQTCKLETIGGNHSRIALKNILKDKELSSEERKKYEERLCAVYCSLTPQEAKRVGLEHNTIHRFGKDIDIFARIECFRSTLFQRAGFNKKSDIQTKETPVDKNLLNEWKNDLEMITGVENRKKLNNKFRFELFLAQFSTPCWLQLRSFIDNFKGSKRKQKNKISGRQLRCLDGLKEKTILDLLQKTNNQHVDFCKFKAMCDEHKSKSSSVTSKGKHKATLKNAVAEEEKTEPDGEERIITIAEEDVVSESASDASEREEYKLLYLKNKASSKQ; from the exons ATGCAATACTTTATAGGTGACACACCAGAAAAGGAATTTAGCTTCGAAGAACGAATACAAAGAAAATTCAAAG GATATTTTCCTTTGCCGGTAGGAAACCTCAAAGAGCCATCATCTACAAATCTCGTGAGAGTTCCAGATGAATCCCATACTAAACAGTTAGAAAAGGAATTTAGGAGAAAACCTTTCAACTACTACACACTTATGGTAGTAAACATACCTGGATTATCTGATATTCCAGATAATATACAAACTTGTAAATTGGAGACCATAGGTGGTAACCATTCAAGAATAGCCTTGAAAAACATATTGAAAGACAAAGAATTGAGTTCAGAAGAACGAAAAAAATACGAGGAACGCTTGTGTGCCGTATACTGCTCTCTAACACCACAAGAAGCCAAGCGAGTTGGACTGGAGCACAATACAATTCACAGATTTGGAAAGGATATAGATATCTTTGCAAGAATTGAGTGTTTTCGTTCAACCTTGTTTCAAAGGGCTGGATTCAATAAAAAATCAGACATACAAACTAAAGAAACACCAGTAGACAAAAATTTACTGAATGAATGGAAAAACGACTTAGAGATGATAACAGGAGTCGAAAAT aggAAGAAACTGAATAATAAATTTCGTTTCGAATTGtttttggcccagttttcaacCCCATGCTGGTTGCAACTGAGATCCTTTATTGATAACTTTAAAGGTAGCAAAcgtaaacaaaaaaataagataagtGGAAGACAGTTACGGTGCTTAGATGGGTTAAAGGAAAAGACTATTTTGGATCTTCTTCAGAAGACCAACAACCAGCATGTTGACTTCTGTAAATTCAAAGCCATGTGTGACGAACATAAATCAAAGTCATCGTCAGT GACATCAAAAGGGAAGCACAAGGCCACATTAAAAAATGCTGTtgcagaagaagaaaaaactgaACCC GATGGTGAAGAAAGAATTATCACTATTGCTGAAGAAGATGTGGTTAGTGAAAGTGCAAGTGATGCATCTGAAAGAGAGGAGTATAAACTTCTGTACTTAAAAAATAAGGCAAGTAGTAAACAATAG
- the LOC143083027 gene encoding uncharacterized protein LOC143083027 isoform X1 — protein MKQKYAELKNSFEQEKLSSQNCKCEADTLKKEVSDLKKKLGNIFKENKELKEDINKRKLASVTDFCASTISVDLNPSPRKKLCTENNTDTHDGKRKRQMNEENTEYKDGEKVLCFWKQDQKWYEADIIEKRSKGYFVKFVLDGVERVLKQKDIKKKKTGKR, from the exons ATGAAGCAAAAATATGCAGAACTCAAAAATAGTTTCGAACAAGAAAAGTTGAGTAGCCAAAATTGTAAATGTGAAGCTGATACTCTTAAAAAAGAAGTTAGTGATCTGAAG AAGAAATTAGGTAATATcttcaaagaaaacaaagaatTGAAAGAAGACATAAACAAACGGAAGTTGGCATCCGTGACAG aTTTTTGTGCCAGTACTATCTCTGTGGATCTTAATCCATCTCCAAGGAAAAAACTCTGTACAGAAAATAACACAGACACACATGATGGGAAAAGGAAACGTCAAATGAATGAG GAAAACACGGAGTACAAGGACGGAGAAAAGGTTTTATGCTTTTGGAAGCAGGACCAGAAGTGGTATGAAGCTGATATCATAGAGAAAAGGAGTAAAG gatACTTTGTTAAATTTGTACTCGATGGAGTAGAGAGAGTTCTAAAGCAAAAGgacataaaaaagaagaagactGGAAAAAGATGA